Proteins from a genomic interval of Aspergillus flavus chromosome 7, complete sequence:
- a CDS encoding DNA-dependent protein kinase: protein MAQAGPITDVTQRLFVELKSKNEETRARAAYELYDNVLAISRDWPPEKFLEFYNAVSQRIAQLVVTGSDAHERIGGLLALDRLIDFDGVDAAQKTTRFASYLRSALRSNDNGVLEYAAKALGRLAKPGGALTAELVESEIQSALEWLQSERQESRRVAAVLVIRELAKGSPTLLYGFVPQIFELIWVALRDPKVVIRETASEAVRECFEIIAARDSQVRKSWFARIYEEALQGLKSNNVDWIHGSLLVLKELLLKGAMFMNEHYRNACEIVLRLKDHRDQKIRAQVVLTIPILACYAPVDFTETYLHRFMVYLQAQLKRDKERNEAFIAIGKIANAVGVAIAQYLDGIIVYIREGLAMKARNRAGVNEAPMFECISMLSLAVGPALNNYMESLLDPIFACGLSESLTQALFDMAHFIPQIKPTIQEKLLDMLSLILKGAPFRPLGCPESRLPPIPSFAKDFAPQELHSDAEIALALHTLGSFDFSGHILNEFVRDVAINYVENDNSEIRKASALTCCQLFVHDPIINQTSSHSIQVVSEVIDKLLTVGVGDPDSEIRRTVLWSLDRKFDRHLARPENIRCLFLAVNDEVFSVREAAICIIGRLSSVNPAYVFPPLRKLLVNLLTGLGFASTARQKEESAQLISLFVSNATKLIRSYVDPMVTTLLPKATDTNPGVASTTLKAIGELANVGGGEMKLYLPQLMPVILDSLQDLSSHAKREAALRTLGQLASNSGYVIDPYLEYPHLLAVLINIIKTEQTGSLRKETIKLLGILGALDPYKYQQISETAPDIHHINEVQTVSDVALIMQGLTPSNEEYYPTVVINTLMQNILRENSLAQYHSAVIDAIVTIFKTLGLKCVPFLGQIIPGFIAVIRGSPPSRLESYFNQMAILVNIVRQHIRAFLPEIIEVVRDFWDASYQVQATILLLVEAIAKSLEGEFKKYMAGLIPMMLDTLEKDNTPRRQPSERILHTFLIFGTSGEEYMHLIVPSIVRLFDRTQNPQSIRKTAIDSLTKLSRQVNVSDFASLMVHSLSRVVAGNDRMLRQAAMDCICALIFQLGQDFSHYIHLLNKVLKRHQITHVNYHILVTKLQKGDSLPQDLNPDENYAALADDTNFAEIGQKKMVVNQQHLKNAWDASQKSTREDWQEWIRRFSVELLKESPSPALRACASLAGIYQPLAKDLFNAAFVSCWTELYDQYQEELVRSIEKALTSPNIPPEILQVLLNLAEFMEHDDKALPIDIRTLGKYAAKCHAFAKALHYKELEFEQDQNSGAVEALITINNQLQQSDAAIGILRKAQAYRDVELKETWFEKLQRWEEALAAYKRREKIDPDSFGVTMGKMRCLHALGEWKILSDLAQEKWNQASLEHRRAIAPLAAAAAWGRGQWELMDSYLGVMKEQSPDRSFFGAILAIHRNQFEEATMYIEKARNGLDTELSALLGESYNRAYNVVVRVQMLAELEEIITYKQNIGDPEKQDSMRQTWNKRLLGCQQNVEVWQRMLKVRALVTSPRENLDMWIKFANLCRKSNRMGLAERSLASLETVVSDNNGTRAVAPPEVTYARLKFSWATGRQREALQMLKEFTTSLTEDFTRFNALMISQSEHNGINGVNGIQDTNHGDIMGLRERIGDVAKFRRLLAKSYLRQGEWQTSLQKGDWKPEHVREVLNAYSAATKYNRDSYKAWHSWALANFEVVTTIASQASKDGATLAMVPGHIVTEHVIPAIRGFLRSISLSSTSSLQDTLRLLTLWFTHGGDQEVNAVVTEGFTAVNIDTWLAVTPQLIARINQPNIRVRSAVHRLLAEVGKVHPQALVYPLTVAMKSNVARRSQSASSIMDSMRQHSAKLVEQADLVSHELIRVAVLWHELWHEGLEEASRLYFGDHNVEGMFATLAPLHEMLDKGAETLREVSFAQAFGRDLAEAKHYCMLYRETEEIGDLNQAWDLYYTVFRKISRQLPQLSTLDLKYVSPKLKDCVDLDLAVPGTYQSGRPIIRIMSFDPILHVLQTKKRPRRMTLKGSDGNSYMYALKGHEDIRQDERVMQLFGLVNTLLDNDSESFKRHLSVQRFPAIPLSQSSGILGWVSNSDTLHALIKEYRESRRILLNIEHRIMLQMAPDYDNLTLMQKVEVFGYAMDNTTGKDLYRVLWLKSKSSEAWLERRTNYTRSLGVMSMVGYILGLGDRHPSNLLLDRITGRVVHIDFGDCFEVAMHREKYPERVPFRLTRMLTFAMEVSNIEGSYRITCEAVMRVLRENKDSLMAVLEAFIHDPLINWRLGIRESPDRMPFSSERRQSIIGNINSEQGVQPSNFSRHRRPSILEGGILDAQEGIPNEAREAQNARALQVLARVKEKLTGRDFKPSEELNVSDQVDKLLAQATSVENICQHWIGWCSFW, encoded by the exons ATGGCGCAAGCAGGTCCTATTACGGACGTCACTCAACGTCTCTTCGTCGAGTTGAAGTCTAAGAATGAAGAAACGCGGGCGAGAGCTGCTTACGAGCTTTACGATAATGTCCTTGCTATCTCACGAG ATTGGCCTCCGGAGAAATTTCTTGAATTTTACAATGCCGTCAGCCAGCGCATTGCACAACTTGTTGTCACAGGCAGCGACGCACATGAACGAATCGGTGGCCTACTAGCGCTGGATCGCCTGATAGATTTCGATGGAGTAGATGCTGCCCAGAAGACTACCCGATTTGCCAGTTATCTGCGAAGCGCTCTGCGCAGCAACGATAATGGAGTGTTGGAATACGCTGCCAAAGCTCTGGGCCGTTTGGCTAAACCGGGCGGAGCTCTTACTGCGGAGCTTGTTGAGAGTGAAATACAATCGGCTTTAGAGTGGCTTCAGTCTGAAAGACAAGAGAGTCGACGCGTTGCTGCCGTACTTGTTATCCGCGAACTTGCCAAAGGGTCGCCAACACTTTTGTACGGCTTTGTCCCCCAAATCTTCGAGCTCATCTGGGTTGCACTCAGGGATCCGAAAGTTGTTATCCGAGAAACAGCCTCCGAGGCAGTCAGGGAATGCTTCGAGATTATCGCTGCAAGAGACTCTCAGGTTCGAAAGTCGTGGTTCGCGCGGATTTATGAAGAAGCACTCCAGGGCTTGAAGTCCAACAATGTAGATTGGATTCACGGGTCACTACTAGTCCTCAAAGAGCTCCTTCTCAAGGGTGCAATGTTTATGAATGAACATTACAGGAATGCTTGTGAGATTGTTCTTCGTCTCAAAGATCATCGTGACCAAAAGATTCGCGCACAGGTCGTTTTGACAATCCCTATCCTTGCTTGCTATGCCCCAGTTGACTTCACAGAGACGTATCTTCATAGATTTATGGTCTACCTTCAAGCACAGCTGAAGAGGGACAAGGAGCGCAATGAGGCATTCATTGCTATAGGAAAGATTGCGAACGCTGTCGGCGTGGCCATTGCGCAATACCTTGATGGGATCATCGTTTATATCAGAGAAGGCCTGGCCATGAAAGCAAGAAATCGCGCCGGTGTTAATGAAGCGCCAATGTTCGAGTGCATCAGCATGTTGTCATTAGCTGTAGGACCGGCGCTTAACAACTACATGGAATCGTTGCTAGATCCAATCTTTGCGTGCGGGCTAAGCGAATCATTAACTCAGGCGCTTTTTGATATGGCACATTTTATCCCACAAATCAAGCCTACTATCCAAGAAAAGCTTTTGGATATGTTGAGTCTGATTCTTAAAGGAGCCCCGTTCCGGCCTTTGGGTTGCCCAGAGAGCAGATTGCCCCCTATTCCATCATTTGCGAAAGACTTCGCCCCCCAAGAGTTGCATTCAGATGCAGAGATAGCACTAGCACTTCACACTCTGGGAAGCTTCGATTTCTCTGGTCACATTCTTAACGAGTTTGTTCGCGATGTCGCCATCAACTATGTTGAGAATGACAACTCTGAAATTCGGAAAGCTTCAGCACTTACATGCTGTCAGCTATTTGTCCACGATCCAATTATCAATCAGACTAGTAGTCACTCAATACAGGTTGTTAGTGAAGTCATTGACAAGCTTCTGACGGTTGGTGTCGGCGATCCTGATTCAGAGATCCGGCGCACAGTTTTGTGGTCATTGGATCGCAAATTCGACCGCCATCTTGCACGGCCAGAGAATATTCGTTGTTTGTTCCTTGCGGTTAATGATGAAGTATTTTCTGTCAGAGAAGCTGCCATCTGCATCATTGGGCGCCTCTCAAGTGTGAATCCGGCCTACGTATTCCCGCCTCTTCGAAAACTACTGGTCAATCTTCTGACGGGGCTTGGATTTGCCAGCACGGCTcgccaaaaagaagagagtgCTCAGCTTATCAGCTTGTTTGTCTCAAATGCGACAAAACTCATCAGGTCATATGTCGATCCTATGGTGACCACCTTGCTCCCAAAAGCCACTGACACTAACCCCGGTGTCGCTTCGACCACTTTAAAAGCTATCGGTGAACTTGCAAATGTCGGGGGAGGCGAGATGAAGTTGTACCTGCCACAGCTGATGCCTGTCATATTGGATTCGTTGCAGGACCTCTCTTCCCATGCCAAGCGGGAGGCAGCCTTGCGTACGCTGGGTCAGCTAGCCAGCAACTCTGGATACGTTATTGACCCGTATCTTGAGTACCCTCATCTCCTTGCTGTGCTTATCAATATAATCAAGACGGAACAAACGGGGTCTCTGCGGAAGGAGACAATCAAATTGCTAGGTATTCTTGGCGCTTTGGATCCGTACAAGTACCAGCAAATAAGTGAAACTGCACCAGATATTCACCATATCAATGAAGTCCAAACTGTCTCCGACGTCGCTTTGATTATGCAAGGGCTCACTCCTTCCAATGAAGAGTACTACCCGACAGTGGTCATCAACACCTTGATGCAGAATATACTTCGCGAAAACTCCCTCGCCCAATACCATTCAGCGGTTATTGATGCTATCGTCACTATCTTCAAAACTTTGGGATTGAAGTGCGTGCCATTTTTGGGACAAATAATCCCTGGCTTTATAGCCGTAATAAGAGGATCGCCCCCTAGCCGTTTGGAGTCGTACTTTAACCAGATGGCGATATTGGTCAATATTGTGAGACAGCACATTCGGGCCTTCCTTCCGGAGATTATTGAAGTTGTTCGCGATTTCTGGGATGCATCATATCAAGTTCAAGCCACGATATTATTGCTTGTGGAGGCCATTGCCAAGTCTTTAGAAGGTGAATTCAAGAAATACATGGCGGGCCTCATTCCCATGATGTTGGATACCCTCGAGAAGGACAACACACCACGTCGACAGCCTTCAGAAAGGATACTTCACACTTTCCTCATCTTTGGCACCAGTGGGGAGGAGTATATGCATTTAATTGTTCCCTCTATTGTGCGCCTTTTCGACAGAACTCAAAACCCACAGAGCATTCGGAAGACCGCCATCGATAGTCTGACGAAACTATCACGGCAAGTCAATGTATCTGACTTTGCGTCTTTGATGGTCCATTCCTTGTCCCGTGTTGTCGCGGGCAACGATCGAATGTTGCGACAGGCCGCTATGGACTGTATTTGTGCTCTCATTTTCCAGTTGGGCCAGGATTTCAGTCACTACATCCATCTTCTGAACAAGGTTTTGAAACGTCACCAGATCACTCATGTCAATTATCATATTCTGGTGACGAAATTACAGAAAGGAGACTCACTTCCGCAGGATCTTAACCCTGATGAGAATTATGCAGCCCTGGCGGATGATACTAACTTTGCCGAGATCggccagaagaagatggttGTCAACCAGCAGCACTTGAAGAATGCCTGGGATGCCTCTCAAAAGTCGACACGTGAGGACTGGCAGGAGTGGATACGACGATTCAGTGTGGAACTTTTGAAGGAgtctccttctccagccCTGCGTGCATGCGCCAGTCTAGCTGGCATTTACCAGCCATTGGCCAAAGATCTGTTCAATGCTGCCTTCGTATCCTGCTGGACTGAGTTGTATGACCAATACCAGGAAGAGCTTGTTCGGTCGATCGAAAAGGCGCTCACGTCACCTAATATCCCTCCTGAAATCTTGCAGGTTTTGCTCAACCTCGCTGAGTTTATGGAGCACGACGACAAAGCTCTCCCCATCGACATCCGCACACTTGGCAAATACGCTGCCAAGTGTCACGCATTTGCTAAAGCTCTCCACTATAAAGAACTTGAGTTCGAACAGGATCAAAATTCGGGTGCAGTTGAGGCTCTGATTACCATCAACAACCAGCTTCAACAATCTGATGCTGCCATTGGTATTCTTCGGAAAGCCCAAGCTTATCGGGATGTGGAGCTTAAGGAAACCTGGTTCGAAAAGCTTCAGCGCTGGGAGGAGGCCCTTGCTGCCTATAAGAGACGTGAGAAGATAGACCCGGATTCCTTTGGCGTCACAATGGGCAAAATGCGCTGTCTGCACGCCCTTGGTGAGTGGAAAATATTATCTGATCTCGCCCAAGAGAAGTGGAATCAGGCCTCATTAGAACATCGGAGAGCCATTGCTCCTCTcgctgctgcggctgcatGGGGTCGTGGTCAATGGGAATTGATGGATTCCTACCTGGGTGTTATGAAAGAACAGTCACCCGACAGGTCATTCTTTGGTGCCATTCTTGCCATTCATCGGAACCAGTTCGAGGAGGCAACGATGTATATCGAGAAAGCGCGGAATGGACTCGACACCGAACTTTCAGCCTTGCTTGGTGAATCATATAACCGTGCTTACAATGTCGTCGTCCGCGTTCAGATGCTCGCTGAACTCGAGGAAATCATTACGTACAAGCAGAACATCGGTGATCCAGAGAAGCAGGATTCTATGCGCCAAACATGGAACAAACGGTTACTTGGCTGCCAACAAAATGTTGAAGTATGGCAGCGTATGCTCAAGGTTAGAGCACTTGTCACCTCCCCTCGAGAAAACCTTGACATGTGGATTAAATTCGCCAATCTTTGTCGCAAATCCAATCGAATGGGACTTGCTGAGCGGTCTCTGGCATCTCTGGAAACCGTTGTTTCTGACAACAATGGTACCCGGGCTGTAGCTCCTCCAGAGGTCACATATGCTCGCCTAAAGTTCAGCTGGGCTACTGGGCGGCAGCGTGAAGCTCTTCAGATGCTTAAGGAGTTCACTACAAGTCTCACCGAAGACTTCACGAGATTCAATGCTCTCATGATCTCTCAGTCAGAGCATAATGGCATTAATGGCGTTAACGGCATCCAAGATACAAACCATGGAGATATAATGGGTCTACGAGAGCGTATTGGGGATGTGGCCAAGTTCAGAAGGCTCCTTGCTAAGAGCTACCTTAGACAGGGCGAGTGGCAGACTTCTCTACAAAAAGGAGATTGGAAACCGGAGCACGTCCGAGAGGTCCTCAACGCATACTCTGCCGCTACGAAATACAACCGTGATTCTTACAAAGCTTGGCATTCGTGGGCATTGGCCAACTTTGAAGTCGTTACAACAATCGCAAGCCAAGCTAGCAAAGATGGCGCGACATTGGCCATGGTTCCTGGGCACATTGTAACAGAGCATGTGATACCAGCTATTCGTGGTTTCCTCAGGTCCATATCCTTGTCGTCAACCTCATCTTTGCAAGATACCCTGAGGTTACTTACCCTCTGGTTTACTCACGGTGGCGATCAGGAAGTAAATGCCGTTGTTACAGAAGGTTTCACGGCGGTGAATATCGACACCTGGCTCGCGGTAACACCGCAACTCATAGCACGAATTAATCAACCGAATATTCGGGTCCGAAGCGCTGTCCATCGACTACTTGCTGAGGTCGGTAAGGTTCATCCTCAGGCGCTGGTGTATCCATTGACTGTTGCGATGAAATCAAACGTTGCCCGACGGTCGCAGTCTGCAAGTAGCATCATGGACAGTATGCGGCAACATAGTGCAAAACTGGTCGAACAAGCTGATCTTGTAAGTCATGAATTGATTCGGGTTGCCGTTCTATGGCACGAGCTCTGGCACGAAGGATTGGAAGAAGCTTCCCGCCTCTATTTCGGTGACCACAATGTCGAAGGAATGTTTGCAACTCTAGCACCACTCCATGAAATGCTTGATAAGGGGGCCGAAACGTTACGCGAAGTATCCTTCGCACAGGCGTTTGGTCGTGACCTTGCAGAGGCAAAGCATTACTGCATGCTATACCGTGAGACCGAAGAGATTGGTGACCTGAATCAAGCTTGGGATCTCTACTACACCGTGTTCCGGAAGATAAGCAGACAGCTTCCGCAATTGTCTACACTTGACTTGAAATATGTCTCTCCTAAACTTAAAGACTGTGTCGACCTTGATCTTGCTGTTCCGGGCACCTACCAGAGTGGCCGACCGATCATCCGTATCATGAGCTTCGATCCTATACTTCATGTCCTTCAAACCAAGAAACGACCACGCAGAATGACCCTGAAAGGTAGCGATGGTAATTCATACATGTACGCACTTAAGGGACATGAAGATATTAGACAAGATGAGCGAGTCATGCAGCTCTTTGGCCTCGTGAATACGCTCCTTGACAATGACAGTGAGAGCTTTAAACGCCATCTTTCAGTGCAACGATTCCCAGCCATTCCATTGTCTCAGAGCTCTGGTATCCTAGGCTGGGTCTCGAACAGTGACACTCTACACGCATTGATCAAAGAATACCGTGAGAGCCGCCGAATTCTCCTGAACATTGAACACCGCATCATGTTGCAGATGGCGCCAGATTATGACAACCTTACTCTCATGCAGAAAGTGGAAGTCTTTGGATATGCTATGGATAACACCACAGGAAAAGATCTGTACCGGGTCTTGTGGCTTAAGAGTAAAAGCTCAGAAGCGTGGCTGGAGCGACGAACAAACTACACTCGGTCCCTTGGTGTTATGTCAATGGTGGGTTACATTCTTGGTCTGGGTGATCGTCACCCGTCCAATCTTCTTTTGGACCGAATTACTGGAAGAGTGGTTCACATTGATTTTGGTGACTGCTTCGAAGTTGCAATGCATCGGGAGAAATATCCCGAAAGAGTTCCGTTCCGGTTGACTCGTATGTTGACCTTTGCCATGGAAGTCAGCAACATTGAAGGAAGCTACCGGATCACGTGTGAGGCTGTCATGCGTGTCTTGAGAGAGAACAAAGACTCTCTGATGGCTGTTCTGGAAGCT TTTATTCATGATCCTTTGATCAACTGGCGCCTAGGAATCCGTGAGTCACCAGACAGGATGCCATTCTCATCAGAGCGCCGGCAATCGATTATTGGTAATATCAACTCTGAACAGGGTGTCCAACCCAGCAACTTCTCCCGTCACCGACGGCCATCTATTCTTGAAGGTGGCATTCTTGATGCTCAGGAAGGCATACCTAATGAAGCCCGTGAAGCACAGAACGCACGCGCCCTACAAGTGCTGGCGAgggtcaaggagaagctAACGGGCCGAGATTTCAAGCCCAGTGAGGAGCTCAATGTCAGTGATCAGGTTGACAAACTCCTTGCGCAGGCAACTAGCGTTGAAAATATTTGTCAGCACTGGATTGGATGGTGCAGTTTCTGGTGA
- a CDS encoding hexose carrier protein (sugar transporter, putative), with translation MGHAQTVFSALFLAVGGFLFGYDSGIITSTISLATFKDYFGNPSGTVTGGVVSSFQGGAIAGTMVNMVFADKIGRKYSILVGAIISCLGCAIQAGAVAMSMLIVGRFIAGVAVGMLTATIPMYASELSEPQWRASLSGLLQWMLSWGYLVAQWLGYGCSFNTTEFSWRFPLAFQCIPGIILVVGIWFLNESPRWLMEKDRQEEARQVLMSLRKGKDPELIELEFQEIRDVILADRAMGEITWRSIISKPSWRRRLLLGCGVQAFGPLSGTNVINYYGPTIYNILGIDNHTSLMIIGISGALSVVYCTIGLYLLDKVGRIRPLLVSAAGLAAALLVNAVQAQYMDQSNTNQLRSMVAMNFVFSFFYTPLGIISWVYPAEIFPVEVRALGNAITTFTNWTVNLVFAQFSPNALDSVGFKYFYLFFVLNLIAFVCYWFFYPETKGRTLEQMDELFGDQIVPHALQDPEGAAAAMEKERALTDHVEFGENKSQV, from the exons ATGGGGCATGCACAAACAGTATTCTCGGCTCTCTTCCTGGCCGTAGGAG GGTTCCTCTTCGGCTATGATAGCGGTATCATCACTTCGACTATATCCTTGGCCACATTCAAGGATTACTTCGGCAACCCTAGTGGCACGGTAACCGGTGGAGTGGTGTCTTCATTCCAGGGTGGTGCTATCGCAGGAACAATGGTTAATATGGTTTTCGCTGATAAGATTGGTCGAAAGTACTCCATCTTGGTCGGTGCCATAATTTCCTGTCTGGGATGTGCTATCCAAGCCGGCGCTGTGGCTATGTCGATGTTGATTGTAGGCCGATTCATTGCGGGAGTAGCAGTCGGCATGCTTACTGCTACTATCCCCATGTATGCCTCGGAGCTCTCTGAGCCTCAATGGCGTGCTTCTTTATCCGGCTTACTACAGTGGATGCTGAGTTGGGGCTATCTCGTAGCGCAGTGGCTAGGATATGGTTGCTCTTTCAACACCACAGAATTCTCAT GGCGCTTCCCTTTGGCATTTCAATGCATCCCGGGTATAATCCTGGTGGTGGGCATCTGGTTCCTCAACGAGTCTCCTAGATGGCTTATGGAGAAGGATCGTCAAGAAGAGGCGAGACAAGTGCTCATGAGCCTCCGTAAGGGGAAAGATCCCGAGTTGATTGAGCTGGAATTTCAAGAGATCCGTGATGTTATCTTGGCTGACCGTGCGATGGGCGAGATTACCTGGAGGTCCATCATCTCAAAGCCTTCTTGGCGTCGTCGACTACTGCTTGGTTGCGGTGTTCAAGCTTTTGGTCCCCTATCTGGCACCAACGTTATCAACTA CTATGGCCCGACGATCTATAACATTCTAGGCATTGACAACCATACCTCCCTTATGATCATCGGTATCAGTGGAGCCCTTTCAGTTGTCTACTGTACTATCGGACTCTATCTTCTGGATAAAGTTGGTCGTATTAGACCTTTGCTCGTATCGGCTGCTGGCCTTGCGGCGGCATTACTGGTCAACGCAGTGCAAGCACAATACATGGATCAGAGCAATACTAACCAGCTGCGCTCAATGGTGGCCATGAACTTTGTCTTCAGCTTTTTCTACACACCATTGGGTATCATCTCTTGGGTCTACCCTGCCGAGATCTTCCCTGTTGAGGTCCGAGCCTTGGGTAATGCGATTACAACTTTCACTAATTGGACAGTAAACTTGGTCTTTGCCCAGTTCTCACCAAACGCGCTTGACTCTGTCGGCTTCAAGTATTTCTATCTCTTTTTCGTGCTGAACCTCATCGCATTCGTGTGCTACTGGTTCTTCTACCCAGAAACTAAGGGCCGTACACTGGAGCAGATGGATGAGCTCTTCGGGGACCAGATCGTGCCACATGCATTGCAGGACCCAGAaggagctgctgctgcgatggagaaggaaagagcaTTGACAGACCATGTGGAGTTTGGCGAGAACAAGTCGCAGGTGTAA
- a CDS encoding mitochondrial 37S ribosomal protein bS1m → MATARLSPTANLLRKSRLFALPQALKPPQDPPTSKVVFESDTATLPHPTRASIVTPRSSLARGDWGLKRSLPAKSTSAKSSRPVVRVNALDTFEHVTDFESAADHTVTLEKFQELHMPLSLPSKVNYATSIVPRHQSPFESYVDNTDTSKGLEETGAKQFRHSGPWLAGQTEAEFSAYLKKVRSNKPELLQKLRQLFSEKRTAERRKQAQDNGEDLEALEPVKVTEEEFQTYLKSLRTDPFSLGPVVFELLDLPSPPAVPSDRIGHKYYQSPGTKLSSAEYAVSGPPKTHPSAGLSYTRSHALIYNHPKFGPQAYQRPVEARILRPKGRFKGRTSKAIAGVGGIAVEDLNAMTFVEQGSPPGLAYFDVSIPGGAKYWVTPIRASVDSEGRIGLASYRASATAKAPYNIEDYKKPSLTTISDVARGDQRVVPRLDRHKPRFRPSGEPQHTTEDIAKNLMKTLSSS, encoded by the coding sequence ATGGCAACAGCTAGGCTATCTCCCACAGCAAATCTGCTGCGGAAGTCTCGTCTGTTCGCGCTCCCACAAGCATTAAAACCACCTCAGGATCCGCCCACCTCAAAGGTCGTCTTTGAATCCGACACCGCAACCCTTCCTCATCCTACCCGAGCGTCCATTGTTACCCCAAGATCATCGCTAGCAAGAGGAGATTGGGGTCTCAAGAGATCGCTTCCTGCGAAATCTACGTCTGCTAAATCATCCAGGCCTGTTGTGAGGGTGAACGCTCTCGACACATTCGAACATGTTACCGACTTCGAGTCTGCGGCCGACCATACGGTGACCCTTGAGAAGTTCCAGGAACTCCATATGCCTCTCTCTTTACCTTCGAAGGTCAATTATGCGACTAGTATTGTTCCTAGGCATCAGAGCCCTTTCGAGTCGTATGTGGACAACACAGATACTAGCAAAGGCCTCGAAGAGACCGGTGCCAAACAATTTAGGCACTCCGGGCCTTGGCTGGCTGGACAGACGGAAGCCGAATTCAGTGCCTACCTGAAGAAAGTGCGGAGCAATAAGCCAGAGCTTTTGCAAAAACTCCGCCAACTCTTCTCCGAAAAGCGAACTGCTGAACGGAGAAAGCAAGCTCAAGATAACGGAGAGGATTTGGAGGCGCTTGAGCCTGTAAAGGTTACGGAAGAGGAGTTCCAGACCTACCTCAAGTCCTTACGTACAGATCCTTTCTCCCTTGGCCCCGTGGTCTTCGAGCTATTGGACCTGCCCTCGCCCCCAGCCGTACCGAGCGACCGAATTGGCCACAAATACTACCAATCGCCTGGAACCAAGTTGTCTTCAGCAGAATACGCCGTATCCGGTCCTCCGAAGACACACCCTTCTGCTGGACTGTCATACACACGGTCACATGCTTTGATCTACAACCACCCCAAATTTGGTCCTCAGGCATATCAGCGTCCAGTGGAGGCCCGTATCTTGCGACCAAAGGGTAGGTTCAAGGGCAGAACCTCCAAGGCTATTGCGGGTGTCGGCGGTATTGCTGTGGAGGACTTAAATGCCATGACTTTCGTGGAACAGGGCTCTCCCCCGGGCCTGGCCTACTTTGACGTATCCATCCCTGGTGGTGCCAAGTACTGGGTCACTCCTATCCGGGCTTCGGTTGATTCAGAGGGTAGAATTGGCTTGGCATCTTACAGAGCAAGTGCCACTGCTAAAGCTCCCTACAACATTGAGGATTACAAGAAACCCTCTCTGACAACTATTTCCGATGTTGCTCGTGGCGATCAGCGTGTCGTCCCGAGGCTGGACAGGCACAAGCCACGTTTTAGGCCTTCGGGTGAACCACAGCATACCACGGAGGACATCGCCAAAAATCTGATGAAGACTCTTAGCTCCTCATAA